TCGACAAATTGAAATTTGAAGTTCAAAAATCACTTAATGAGACTCAAATGCTATTTGATTCATTAATGCAAGAGTATTTTGGCTAACCAAACAAGTATTTGATATACTTTTCATTAAAAATGGAGTGTGTCAAATGCAAAATCAAATGGAATCAATATTAAATGATATGAGTGCGTACTTAAATATAACGCAGATGAAACAATTACAAGAATCTTTAGTAAAAAGGCTTGAGTATGAGATATATAAAGAAGAAAAAAAAGAGAACAATGAATATTTGATTATGTTCTTATCAGCAAAACAAGTAGAGGGATGTTCGCAAAGAACTTTAAGTTATTATGAGTCAACAATAGAAAAGATGCTTAGCATAATTAAATCACCAATTCGAAAGATAACTACCGAAATGATTAGAGATTACTTGAAAGAGTATCAGAAGATAAATGATTGTAGTAAATTAACAATTGATAATGTGAGAAGAAATCTATCTAGTTTCTTTTCATGGTTAGAAGAAGAAAATCACATCTTGAAGAATCCTGTCAGAAGGATTAAGAAAATCAAAACTGGAATGACAGTTAAGGAAGTTATTTCTGACGAAAAAATTGAATTAATTAGAGATGCATGCACCAATAGTAGAGATCTCGCCATTATAGATATGCTTTATTCTACAGGTATAAGAGTTGGAGAACTTGTAAACCTGGATATTACCGATATAAATTTTCATGAAAGAGAATGTATTGTTTATGGAAAAGGTGATAAAGAAAGAAGAGTATACTTTGATGCGAAAACTAAGTTGCATTTAAAGAGATATCTTGATGAAAGAACTGA
Above is a genomic segment from bacterium containing:
- a CDS encoding type I site-specific deoxyribonuclease, whose translation is DKLKFEVQKSLNETQMLFDSLMQEYFG
- the xerA gene encoding site-specific tyrosine recombinase/integron integrase, translated to MQNQMESILNDMSAYLNITQMKQLQESLVKRLEYEIYKEEKKENNEYLIMFLSAKQVEGCSQRTLSYYESTIEKMLSIIKSPIRKITTEMIRDYLKEYQKINDCSKLTIDNVRRNLSSFFSWLEEENHILKNPVRRIKKIKTGMTVKEVISDEKIELIRDACTNSRDLAIIDMLYSTGIRVGELVNLDITDINFHERECIVYGKGDKERRVYFDAKTKLHLKRYLDERTDTSKALFVTNHKPHKRLQISGVEIGVRKLGRSIGLENIHPHKFRRTMATRAIDKGMPIEQVQQLLGHQQIDTTMKYAMVNQNNVKISHKKYIG